Genomic DNA from Bacteroides zhangwenhongii:
GCTCGATTTTGACGGCACGCTGATTGTCGTTTCGCACGACCGTGATTTCCTCGACGGACTGGTATCAAAGGTTTATGAGTTTGGCAATCAGAAGGTGACGGAACACCTCTGCGGTATCTATGAATTCCTCGAAAAGAAAAAGATGGATTCGTTGCAAGAGCTGGAAAAGAAATAATAAATAATAAAAAGAAGGGGTCGGCTTCCGGGAGAAGATAAAGAATTTGTATCTTTGCGCAGGATGAAAGGGAAAAAAAGAATCATAGTAACTCTGCTGTTTTTTATCAACATTATCATGTTGGTGGCAGCCGTTATTCCCCATCATCACCACCCTAACGGAATGATTTGCATGAAGCAGGACTTGCCCGTAGAGCAACAATGCCCCAAGCATCATCATCATCCGGGAAGCGACACCTGTTGCAACAGCGAGTGTCTGACACGCTTTCAGTCGTCCATCCCATCCATACACAGCTATAGCAGTCCGGATTATGTATTTATCGCTACGCTGTTCACCGATGTCATTATCGAACATTTACTACGCCCGCAGGAGAAACGGGTAAAGAACTATTACGTCTTCCGAGACTCTCTGCATGGCACGGATTTCTACCGTGCCACCTCGCTTCGCGCACCTCCCTACTCTGTTTTCGCTTAAAAACGCTCTTGCAAGTCAGTTGCAAAGGCGTTGTAGCTAATCTTTGCAAGTCAGTTGGAACGTCAATTCATCTTTGCAAGTCAGTTGCAAGAACCTTGCCGTATTTTTGCAGTATGAATCTGCAACAACAAAAAGAAAACAAAAAACTTAAGTAGGAAATATCATTTATGAAGAAACTTATTTTTTTCGGAGTGCTGGGTTTATTTATCCTTGCCTCTTGTAATAGTACCGTCACACATACACACAACGAGCATGATCATGAGGCGGAAGGACATAATCATGCCACAGAAGATCACGACCACAGCGCCCACGGGAATGAATCCGGTGAAGGGCACAGTCACGAAACAGCAGACAGCC
This window encodes:
- a CDS encoding DUF6769 family protein; protein product: MKGKKRIIVTLLFFINIIMLVAAVIPHHHHPNGMICMKQDLPVEQQCPKHHHHPGSDTCCNSECLTRFQSSIPSIHSYSSPDYVFIATLFTDVIIEHLLRPQEKRVKNYYVFRDSLHGTDFYRATSLRAPPYSVFA